A genomic region of Thermodesulfovibrio aggregans contains the following coding sequences:
- a CDS encoding ParB/RepB/Spo0J family partition protein, with protein MKKALGKGLDALIPKKEESLLEIEIERIVPGQAQPRTDFNEESLKELAQSIKEKGIIQPIVVSRVGDGSFRIIAGERRWRAAKIAGLDKVPAVVKDVSPAEAVEIALIENIQREDLDPVETALAFDRLLREFNITQEELSKRVGKDRATISNYLRILRLTDEVKQYLKDGTLTMGHAKAILSVEDPQIQIEIANMIIKKSLSVRQTEELVKKFLNKVDKQKPSIKIIPEIAELEDKLTSELGYRVKILHKGKKGKLEIFYNSLDELEGILQKIFKKSFLDS; from the coding sequence ATGAAGAAAGCGCTTGGTAAAGGGCTTGATGCTTTAATACCCAAAAAAGAGGAATCACTTCTTGAAATTGAGATAGAGCGAATTGTTCCGGGACAGGCTCAACCAAGAACAGATTTTAACGAAGAATCTCTAAAAGAACTTGCCCAATCAATTAAGGAAAAGGGAATTATTCAACCAATTGTTGTATCTCGTGTTGGAGATGGTAGTTTCAGAATAATTGCCGGGGAAAGGAGATGGAGAGCAGCAAAGATTGCTGGGCTAGATAAAGTTCCTGCAGTTGTAAAAGATGTTTCACCTGCTGAGGCTGTTGAGATTGCTCTCATTGAAAACATTCAGAGAGAAGATCTTGATCCTGTTGAAACAGCTTTAGCTTTTGATAGACTTCTCAGAGAGTTCAATATAACACAAGAGGAACTTTCAAAAAGAGTTGGTAAAGACAGAGCTACAATTTCAAATTACCTTAGAATTCTCAGGCTTACTGATGAAGTAAAACAATATCTTAAAGATGGAACACTAACAATGGGGCATGCTAAAGCGATCCTATCAGTCGAAGACCCTCAAATACAGATAGAAATTGCTAATATGATAATAAAAAAATCGTTGTCTGTAAGGCAGACTGAGGAGCTTGTTAAAAAATTTTTAAATAAAGTAGATAAACAAAAACCTTCAATCAAAATTATTCCCGAAATAGCAGAACTTGAGGATAAATTGACTTCAGAACTTGGCTATAGAGTCAAAATTTTACATAAAGGCAAAAAAGGAAAACTTGAAATATTTTATAACTCCCTTGATGAGCTTGAAGGAATACTTCAGAAAATCTTTAAAAAATCTTTCCTGGATTCATAA
- a CDS encoding penicillin-binding protein 1A → MKTKIIYAIVFFILFLIGAFAGYIYWLFSTLPDVKSLESYRPYESSIVYSSDGHVLTEFFYERRKFVPYYEIPDLIKKAFVAAEDVRFYKHPGVDIIGIMRALYKDIKAGSIVEGGSTITQQLAKMLFLKPEKSITRKIKEALLSVQIEKRYTKDEIIGLYLNQAYFGNRAYGIAAAAETYFGKSYKELKVSEIALLAALPKAPSSFNPFKRPDIAIKRRNIVLQKMFEEGFITKEQYTEAINEPLPQHPHWRRFEAPYFVETLRQELEAKYGDRLYRDGLRIYSTIDYNLQKKAEEAVSKGIAEIHKRAKPPVQAALIAIDLKTGYVRALVGGSDFWETQYNRVFSLRQPGSAFKPFVYAVALIEGWSPDDTILDAPVSFPGAVQGKSWSPRNYNNEYYGEVPLRKAIALSLNSATVRLASQVGIKKVVEFAKECGLTSKIHPYLSTALGASDVKLIELTAAYSVFATGKKIKPIFYEKLTDHNGVTIEENKPEIETILPEEIVEQMRELLREVVLSGTAQRAKELKKEVYGKTGTTNDFSDAWFVGFDDNLLVGVWVGRDNHKPIGPKEAGARAALPIWIDFMTDTVQMLK, encoded by the coding sequence ATGAAGACAAAAATAATATATGCCATAGTTTTTTTCATTCTTTTTCTTATTGGTGCCTTTGCAGGTTACATATACTGGCTCTTTTCAACTTTGCCAGATGTAAAGTCATTAGAAAGTTATAGACCCTATGAATCATCGATTGTATATTCTTCTGATGGTCATGTTCTTACGGAATTTTTTTATGAGAGAAGAAAATTCGTTCCATATTATGAGATTCCTGACCTTATAAAAAAAGCTTTTGTTGCTGCCGAGGATGTTAGATTCTATAAACATCCTGGGGTTGATATTATTGGTATTATGCGGGCTCTTTACAAGGATATAAAGGCAGGCAGTATCGTTGAAGGAGGAAGCACGATTACACAGCAACTTGCAAAGATGTTATTTTTAAAGCCTGAAAAAAGCATTACAAGAAAGATTAAAGAAGCACTACTTTCTGTACAGATTGAAAAGCGATATACAAAGGATGAGATAATAGGACTTTATCTAAATCAAGCTTATTTTGGCAATAGAGCTTATGGAATTGCAGCAGCAGCAGAGACTTATTTTGGAAAGTCTTATAAAGAGTTGAAAGTTTCTGAGATTGCATTACTTGCAGCTTTACCTAAAGCTCCATCATCTTTTAATCCGTTTAAAAGACCTGATATTGCAATAAAAAGAAGAAATATCGTTTTACAGAAAATGTTTGAAGAGGGATTTATCACAAAAGAACAGTACACTGAAGCAATCAATGAACCTCTTCCACAACATCCACATTGGAGGCGTTTTGAAGCACCTTATTTTGTTGAAACTCTAAGACAGGAACTCGAAGCAAAGTATGGAGATAGGCTTTACAGAGATGGATTAAGAATTTACTCTACCATTGACTATAATCTTCAAAAAAAAGCAGAAGAAGCTGTAAGTAAGGGTATTGCAGAGATTCATAAGAGAGCAAAGCCACCAGTACAGGCAGCATTGATTGCTATTGACCTTAAAACAGGTTATGTAAGAGCTTTGGTAGGAGGAAGTGATTTTTGGGAAACCCAGTATAACAGAGTATTTTCTCTGCGACAGCCAGGAAGTGCTTTTAAGCCATTTGTTTATGCTGTTGCTCTTATAGAGGGATGGAGCCCTGATGATACAATTCTTGATGCTCCCGTAAGCTTTCCAGGGGCTGTACAGGGAAAAAGTTGGAGTCCGAGAAACTATAACAACGAGTATTATGGTGAAGTTCCACTTCGTAAGGCTATTGCTCTCTCATTAAACTCTGCTACAGTCAGGCTTGCTTCTCAGGTTGGAATTAAAAAAGTTGTGGAATTCGCTAAAGAGTGTGGTCTTACTTCAAAAATCCATCCATATCTTTCAACTGCACTGGGAGCTTCTGATGTAAAACTAATAGAGTTGACAGCAGCCTACTCAGTTTTTGCAACAGGTAAGAAAATAAAACCGATTTTTTATGAAAAATTAACTGATCACAATGGTGTAACTATTGAAGAAAATAAACCAGAGATAGAAACAATACTTCCTGAGGAAATTGTTGAGCAGATGAGAGAACTTTTAAGAGAAGTTGTTCTCTCAGGAACAGCGCAGAGAGCAAAGGAACTCAAAAAAGAGGTATATGGAAAAACAGGAACAACAAATGATTTTTCAGATGCATGGTTTGTAGGATTTGACGATAACTTATTAGTTGGTGTATGGGTAGGACGAGATAATCATAAGCCTATAGGACCAAAAGAAGCGGGTGCAAGAGCAGCTCTACCAATATGGATTGATTTCATGACAGATACAGTTCAAATGTTAAAATAA
- the smc gene encoding chromosome segregation protein SMC: MQIKWVELNGFKSFPEKTRIELNEGITCFVGPNGAGKSNIVDAFRWVLGEHNPRILRGEKMEEVIFQGSQTKKEKGIAEVTILVKSLKESENGGQPEAELIEIKRRFYRTGESFFIINGKQARLKDIKEIFLSQGVDIRTYSIIDQIKISEILSKPSQRKSLLEECAGISLYKLKKTESEGKLQLAQENLQRIEDIINELKRQYSLLERQAKKAEKFKKIMEELKNLELKVSKTESLTLLEEIKKIQEDIQVLENKQSELKEENTKVLNKIKDQKNKIFHIETSIQEEEKQLKQKEMEKAKSENQQALLIQEKKNREELINKLQQETSTLDKEIEKITDDLKKASVEYAENEENISSLEKEISEREKALIDFYKEINDIEKELEKNRKILFNLTTELANKKNYYHSIKKSLENTQNRFNSINMRKKEINEKINQLEMDIQKIQYDIKKLQEKLHSENQRKNTVQNQLSQLEKEIEIKTQLIIEKKKKEAAISGKIEALSAEIWQENKNYKLLFECIDVSAEVEELIEALLEEKLKASVIENIEVIRNYKSKSWFLLKNNINLQTINNDHEGPQNAQKVKDFIKIKEPGIPEEIFDNVYIVKNLEEAIQIKKEFPNSIFVTKDGVVLFQDGFIKTGKTLDLLKKKRMFEDLNREKIEISKQIESLQREIDKMQNLKQQLKEELENMRSKISQIQKEVFKAEEKYKGINRELEQTKQRLKYLENEEKFIQNEISNSTKLLEKTRFEIEELNSGIDELESKIENLKNKQKEVFQKNEVQKEELSNKKIMLSTLKERQHNKTKEINRLNEESKKLFMKKQKNEKEIEQSLIRVSQIEKEKTDILRKIETLSFEIEKIKKQRDELYATLQKEREDLTEMEKNYQSINEKLQQITAEIGDKKTLEGERKIKLENLWQEIYNIYGIDIIKEEIETVEEPDTFKPQIAKLKNQLKDIGAVDIEILKEYEEVKERYEFLIKQRQDIVTSIEELQEAIKKINSLTKRKLRETFNLLQERFKNLFIELFEGGKAEIMLTDENNILDSEIEIRVQPPGKKTGNINLLSGGEKTLTALAFVFACFSIRPSAICILDEVDAPLDDVNTLRLRKLIRELSKNTQFLIITHNKLMMEIADYIYGVTMQEEGVSSVISLELKEAEVYA; encoded by the coding sequence ATGCAGATTAAATGGGTTGAACTAAACGGATTTAAATCTTTCCCTGAAAAAACAAGAATAGAACTTAATGAAGGAATAACCTGCTTTGTTGGTCCAAATGGAGCAGGCAAGAGCAATATTGTTGATGCCTTCAGATGGGTACTTGGAGAGCACAATCCCCGCATCCTGAGAGGCGAAAAAATGGAAGAAGTCATCTTTCAGGGCTCTCAAACCAAGAAAGAAAAAGGCATTGCTGAAGTAACAATTCTCGTGAAATCTCTAAAGGAATCAGAAAATGGAGGACAACCAGAGGCTGAATTAATTGAAATAAAAAGAAGATTTTACAGGACAGGAGAATCTTTTTTCATAATTAATGGAAAACAGGCAAGACTTAAAGATATAAAAGAAATATTCCTTTCACAGGGAGTTGACATAAGGACATACTCAATAATTGACCAGATTAAAATTAGTGAAATTTTATCAAAGCCTTCCCAGAGAAAGTCTCTTTTAGAGGAATGTGCTGGAATTTCACTATATAAACTTAAGAAAACAGAATCTGAAGGGAAACTTCAATTAGCTCAGGAAAATTTACAAAGAATAGAAGATATAATCAATGAACTGAAAAGACAGTATTCTTTACTTGAAAGGCAGGCTAAAAAAGCTGAAAAGTTTAAAAAAATCATGGAAGAATTAAAAAATCTGGAATTGAAGGTTTCTAAAACCGAAAGCTTGACTCTTCTTGAAGAAATCAAGAAAATTCAGGAAGATATTCAAGTTCTTGAAAACAAACAATCAGAATTGAAAGAAGAAAATACGAAAGTCTTAAACAAAATCAAAGACCAGAAAAATAAAATTTTCCATATTGAAACTTCCATACAGGAAGAAGAAAAACAACTTAAACAAAAAGAGATGGAAAAAGCAAAATCAGAAAACCAACAGGCTCTCCTTATTCAGGAAAAAAAGAATAGGGAGGAATTGATAAATAAACTTCAACAAGAAACTTCCACACTGGACAAGGAAATAGAAAAAATCACCGATGATTTAAAGAAGGCTTCTGTCGAATATGCTGAGAACGAAGAAAATATTTCTAGCCTTGAAAAAGAAATCTCTGAAAGAGAAAAAGCACTTATTGACTTTTATAAAGAGATAAATGATATCGAAAAAGAGCTTGAAAAAAATAGAAAAATTCTATTTAATCTCACCACTGAACTGGCAAATAAGAAAAACTATTACCATTCAATCAAAAAATCTCTTGAAAACACTCAAAACAGGTTTAACTCAATAAATATGAGAAAAAAAGAGATAAATGAAAAAATAAATCAACTGGAAATGGACATTCAAAAAATTCAGTACGATATAAAAAAGCTACAGGAAAAATTACATTCCGAGAATCAAAGAAAAAATACTGTTCAAAATCAACTTTCCCAGTTAGAAAAAGAAATAGAAATAAAAACTCAGCTAATAATTGAAAAAAAGAAAAAAGAAGCGGCAATAAGTGGAAAAATTGAAGCTCTTTCTGCAGAAATATGGCAGGAAAACAAAAATTATAAACTCCTTTTTGAATGCATTGATGTAAGCGCCGAAGTTGAAGAATTGATTGAGGCTTTACTTGAGGAAAAACTTAAAGCTTCAGTAATAGAAAACATTGAAGTGATTAGAAATTACAAAAGTAAAAGCTGGTTTCTTTTGAAAAATAATATAAATTTACAAACAATCAATAACGACCATGAAGGACCTCAGAATGCTCAAAAAGTTAAAGATTTCATAAAAATTAAAGAGCCAGGAATTCCTGAAGAAATATTTGATAATGTTTATATTGTAAAAAATCTTGAAGAAGCAATCCAGATTAAAAAAGAGTTTCCAAATTCCATATTTGTAACAAAAGATGGTGTTGTCTTGTTTCAGGATGGATTTATAAAAACAGGTAAAACTCTGGATCTGCTTAAGAAGAAAAGGATGTTTGAAGATTTAAATAGAGAGAAAATTGAAATATCAAAACAGATTGAATCTTTACAGCGAGAAATTGACAAAATGCAAAATTTAAAACAACAACTTAAAGAAGAGCTGGAAAATATGAGATCAAAGATCTCTCAAATTCAAAAGGAAGTTTTTAAAGCGGAGGAGAAATATAAAGGCATTAATAGGGAACTTGAACAAACAAAACAGAGATTAAAGTATCTGGAAAATGAAGAAAAGTTTATCCAAAATGAAATATCTAACAGTACAAAACTACTCGAAAAAACCCGTTTTGAGATTGAAGAGCTTAACTCTGGAATTGATGAATTAGAAAGTAAAATTGAAAATTTAAAAAATAAACAGAAAGAAGTTTTTCAGAAAAATGAAGTTCAAAAGGAAGAACTCTCTAATAAAAAAATCATGCTTTCCACATTAAAAGAAAGACAGCATAATAAAACAAAAGAAATAAACAGACTGAATGAAGAAAGTAAAAAGCTCTTTATGAAAAAACAGAAAAATGAGAAAGAAATCGAACAGAGTCTAATAAGAGTATCCCAGATTGAAAAGGAAAAAACAGATATACTTAGAAAAATTGAAACACTTTCTTTTGAAATAGAAAAGATAAAAAAACAAAGAGATGAACTCTATGCAACACTTCAGAAAGAAAGAGAAGATCTAACAGAAATGGAAAAAAATTATCAAAGCATAAATGAAAAACTACAGCAAATCACAGCAGAAATTGGAGATAAAAAAACTCTTGAAGGAGAAAGAAAAATCAAACTTGAAAATCTATGGCAAGAAATTTACAACATTTACGGGATTGACATAATTAAAGAAGAAATAGAAACAGTTGAGGAACCTGATACCTTTAAACCTCAGATAGCTAAACTTAAAAATCAGCTTAAAGATATCGGAGCAGTTGATATAGAGATTTTGAAAGAATACGAAGAAGTTAAGGAAAGATATGAGTTTCTAATCAAACAGAGACAGGATATCGTAACATCCATAGAGGAACTTCAAGAAGCAATAAAAAAAATTAATTCTCTAACAAAAAGAAAACTAAGAGAAACATTCAATCTGCTACAGGAGAGATTCAAAAATCTATTTATTGAGCTATTTGAAGGAGGCAAAGCTGAAATTATGCTAACTGATGAAAATAACATACTTGACTCTGAAATAGAAATAAGAGTTCAACCACCAGGTAAAAAAACAGGAAATATAAACCTTCTTTCAGGAGGGGAGAAAACTCTAACTGCTTTAGCTTTTGTTTTTGCCTGTTTTAGTATTCGTCCATCTGCTATATGTATCCTTGATGAGGTTGATGCTCCACTTGATGATGTAAATACTCTAAGGCTAAGAAAATTAATAAGAGAGTTAAGCAAGAATACACAATTTCTAATCATAACTCACAACAAGCTCATGATGGAAATTGCCGATTACATTTATGGCGTTACAATGCAGGAGGAGGGAGTATCATCAGTAATTTCTTTAGAGCTAAAAGAAGCCGAGGTATATGCATGA
- the dsrA gene encoding dissimilatory-type sulfite reductase subunit alpha, with the protein MTKKYDTPLLDELEKGPFPSFVTEIKKAAAKNPMAADELGQLEKSMRDKVTYWKHGGIVGVRGYGGGVIGRYSQLADEFPGVAHFHTVRVNQPAGLFYTSETIRFICDLWDKYGSGLTNFHGSTGDMVLLGTVTDNLEPLATILSLNGFDLGGSGSAMRTPSCCVGPARCEWSMIDTLDITYDLTQEFQDELHRPQFPYKFKIKTVGCPVDCNASIARADLSIIGTWKGPIEIDQDRVRDYAKKGVNIQEEIVNFCPGKCITWDGNNLAINNSDCLHCMHCITKLAGALKPTPPFGAVILIGAKAPFVIGATLSWVIVPFMELKPPYQELKDMIRNMWDWWNEYGKNRERIGELIIRRGMREFLEVCGLEPTPEMVKEPRNDPFWFWKEEDLEKKPWEEFLK; encoded by the coding sequence ATGACGAAGAAGTATGACACACCTTTATTGGATGAGCTTGAAAAGGGTCCTTTCCCGAGCTTTGTTACGGAAATCAAGAAAGCAGCTGCTAAAAATCCTATGGCTGCTGATGAGCTTGGTCAGTTAGAAAAAAGTATGAGAGACAAAGTAACTTACTGGAAACATGGTGGAATCGTTGGTGTAAGAGGATACGGAGGAGGTGTTATTGGAAGATATTCCCAGTTAGCTGATGAGTTTCCAGGTGTTGCTCACTTCCACACAGTTCGTGTTAATCAACCAGCAGGATTATTTTATACCTCTGAAACAATCAGATTTATTTGTGACCTCTGGGACAAATATGGAAGTGGATTAACAAACTTCCATGGTTCTACAGGTGATATGGTCTTATTAGGAACTGTAACAGATAATCTTGAGCCTCTTGCAACAATTCTTAGCTTGAATGGATTTGATCTTGGTGGTTCTGGTTCCGCAATGAGAACGCCAAGCTGTTGCGTTGGACCAGCAAGATGTGAATGGTCAATGATTGACACCCTTGATATTACCTATGATTTAACTCAGGAATTTCAGGATGAACTTCACAGACCACAGTTCCCATATAAATTCAAAATTAAAACAGTTGGCTGTCCAGTTGACTGTAATGCCTCAATTGCCCGTGCAGATCTTTCAATAATCGGAACATGGAAAGGTCCAATAGAGATTGATCAGGACAGAGTTAGAGACTATGCAAAGAAAGGTGTTAACATTCAGGAAGAGATAGTTAATTTCTGTCCTGGAAAGTGCATAACATGGGATGGAAACAATCTTGCAATAAACAATAGTGATTGTTTACATTGCATGCACTGTATCACAAAACTTGCAGGTGCTTTAAAGCCAACACCACCATTTGGTGCAGTAATTCTGATCGGTGCAAAAGCACCATTTGTTATAGGTGCAACTCTTTCATGGGTAATTGTTCCATTTATGGAGTTGAAACCACCTTATCAGGAACTTAAAGATATGATTAGAAATATGTGGGATTGGTGGAATGAATATGGAAAGAACAGAGAGAGGATTGGTGAGCTCATAATTCGTCGTGGTATGAGAGAGTTCCTTGAAGTATGCGGACTTGAGCCAACACCTGAGATGGTCAAAGAGCCAAGAAATGATCCATTCTGGTTCTGGAAAGAAGAGGATCTTGAAAAGAAACCTTGGGAAGAATTTTTAAAATAA
- a CDS encoding FAD-binding oxidoreductase — MKNLKLLEGIEISDEKEDLICYSYDASYAKGSIPEFVAWPKNTEEIVRVVKWATAKGLKIVPRGAGTGMAGGAVPVGTRTVVISLERMREVLEINPENFTTTVQPGVINGELQKELMIYELFYPPDPASLDYCTIGGNVATNAGGPRAIKYGVTRNYCLALEVVLSTGTVVTFGNKSFKRVTGYEIKELLIGSEGTLGIISNITLRVLPQPEDIITLLITFDSIESAGKTVPKIIGSGITPRTLEFLDSSCLSLIEKNYELGLPTQVEAMLLVELDGELTSIKRQGEKIVEIARKFKGETQVATDYYSRENLWKARRSISPCLLKIIDREKINIDISVPIDNLSKTLVRLNQISKESNIPIVSFGHAGDGNIHVNILVEKNNEEEKKLGFEIVKKIFEFVVTIGGAISGEHGIGITKKPYIDIQLGRKQIELMQAIKRVFDPKGFMNPGKIF, encoded by the coding sequence ATGAAAAATTTAAAACTACTTGAAGGTATAGAAATATCAGACGAAAAAGAAGATCTTATATGCTACAGCTATGATGCCTCATATGCAAAGGGTTCTATTCCAGAGTTTGTTGCCTGGCCCAAAAACACTGAAGAGATAGTAAGAGTAGTTAAATGGGCAACAGCTAAAGGATTAAAAATAGTTCCAAGAGGTGCTGGAACAGGGATGGCAGGTGGGGCTGTGCCTGTTGGTACAAGAACAGTTGTGATTAGCCTTGAAAGAATGAGAGAAGTTCTTGAGATTAATCCAGAAAATTTTACTACCACTGTTCAGCCAGGTGTAATAAATGGAGAACTTCAGAAGGAGCTCATGATTTACGAACTTTTTTATCCACCAGATCCTGCATCCCTTGATTACTGCACAATAGGAGGCAATGTAGCAACAAATGCTGGTGGTCCCCGGGCAATAAAATATGGAGTTACAAGAAACTACTGTTTAGCTCTTGAAGTTGTTCTTTCAACTGGAACAGTTGTTACTTTTGGAAATAAAAGTTTTAAAAGGGTTACTGGATATGAAATAAAAGAACTTTTAATTGGTTCAGAGGGGACACTTGGAATTATATCCAATATCACTTTAAGAGTTTTACCTCAACCAGAAGATATTATCACCCTTCTTATAACTTTTGACTCAATTGAGTCTGCTGGAAAGACTGTCCCAAAAATCATTGGTTCTGGAATAACTCCAAGAACCCTTGAATTTCTTGACAGTTCCTGTTTAAGTTTAATTGAAAAAAACTATGAACTTGGTCTTCCAACTCAGGTTGAAGCAATGCTTCTTGTTGAACTCGATGGAGAACTAACTTCCATCAAGAGACAGGGCGAAAAAATTGTTGAGATTGCCCGGAAATTTAAAGGAGAAACCCAGGTTGCCACAGACTACTACTCAAGAGAAAATTTATGGAAAGCCCGTAGAAGCATCTCACCATGTCTTCTTAAAATAATAGACAGGGAAAAAATAAACATTGATATTTCTGTTCCCATAGATAATCTTTCAAAAACACTTGTAAGATTAAATCAAATTTCAAAAGAATCAAATATCCCTATTGTCTCTTTCGGACATGCTGGAGATGGTAATATTCATGTAAACATTTTAGTTGAAAAAAACAATGAAGAAGAGAAAAAATTAGGATTTGAAATTGTGAAAAAAATCTTTGAATTTGTTGTTACCATTGGCGGAGCTATTTCAGGAGAACACGGAATTGGAATAACAAAAAAACCTTATATTGATATTCAGTTAGGAAGAAAACAGATTGAACTGATGCAGGCTATAAAAAGAGTTTTTGATCCTAAAGGATTTATGAATCCAGGAAAGATTTTTTAA
- a CDS encoding M67 family metallopeptidase: protein MRIKKEIFLEMIEHCKGCFPYEACGILGGKDSIATEIYKIKNIETSSVSYFMDPVEQLKAMKDMKNKGIEMIGIFHSHPYGFAYPSNKDIELSFYDVCHVIISLNPEQENLNFEARAFKIKDGKVYEEELVIE, encoded by the coding sequence ATGAGAATTAAAAAAGAAATCTTCCTTGAGATGATAGAACATTGTAAGGGTTGTTTTCCTTATGAAGCCTGTGGAATTCTCGGAGGAAAAGACAGTATTGCAACAGAAATTTATAAAATAAAAAATATTGAGACCTCTTCAGTGAGTTATTTTATGGATCCAGTGGAGCAATTAAAGGCAATGAAGGATATGAAAAATAAAGGGATTGAAATGATAGGTATATTCCACAGTCATCCCTATGGTTTTGCTTATCCATCAAATAAAGACATAGAACTGTCTTTTTATGATGTCTGCCATGTTATAATCTCTTTAAATCCTGAGCAGGAAAATCTTAATTTTGAAGCCAGAGCATTCAAGATAAAAGATGGAAAAGTTTACGAGGAAGAATTAGTCATTGAATAA
- a CDS encoding ParA family protein — protein MGKIIAIVNQKGGVGKTTTALNLGACLSIEGKKVLLVDSDPQGNLTTGIGIERNKLNSSLYDLYINAYSPESVKISTAFENLWIIPSTIDLVGVEVELVQKPNREFILKNILFSMISDFDYIFIDAPPSLGLLTLNCLVAAHSLLIPVQCEYYALEGLGLLMRTFELVKTKLNPALKIEGILLTMFDVRNSLSRQVAEEVRRFFGKKVYNTVIPRNVTLAEAPSYGKPAVFYDIKSKGSQSYLTFAMEFLNEESAW, from the coding sequence ATGGGTAAAATAATAGCAATTGTCAATCAAAAGGGAGGGGTTGGAAAAACTACCACAGCTTTAAATTTAGGTGCCTGTCTTAGTATTGAAGGTAAAAAAGTCCTTCTGGTAGATTCAGACCCTCAGGGAAATCTTACAACAGGTATAGGAATAGAAAGAAATAAACTTAATTCAAGTTTATATGACCTCTATATTAATGCTTATTCTCCAGAGAGCGTAAAAATAAGCACAGCCTTTGAAAATCTCTGGATAATTCCATCAACAATAGACCTTGTTGGAGTTGAAGTAGAGCTTGTTCAGAAACCAAATAGAGAGTTTATATTAAAAAATATTTTATTTTCGATGATTTCAGATTTTGATTATATTTTTATCGATGCACCTCCCTCACTTGGCTTGCTTACACTTAACTGTCTTGTGGCAGCTCATTCTCTTTTAATTCCTGTTCAATGTGAATACTATGCTCTTGAAGGTCTTGGACTTCTAATGAGAACTTTTGAGTTGGTTAAAACTAAGCTTAATCCAGCGCTTAAAATTGAAGGGATTCTTCTGACAATGTTTGATGTGAGAAACAGTCTTTCCCGTCAGGTTGCTGAAGAAGTGAGACGTTTTTTTGGTAAAAAGGTTTATAATACAGTAATACCAAGAAATGTAACACTGGCAGAAGCTCCAAGTTATGGAAAACCTGCCGTGTTTTATGATATAAAATCTAAGGGGTCGCAGAGTTATTTAACTTTTGCTATGGAGTTTTTAAATGAAGAAAGCGCTTGGTAA